The proteins below are encoded in one region of Leptospira sp. WS4.C2:
- a CDS encoding nucleotide pyrophosphohydrolase has product MRNDDLTLNQLQSEVNDWIQTIGVRYFSELTNLAILMEEVGELSRLMARKFGDQSFKSEESADNIPSEIGDILFVLTCLANQMGISLEDAIRTTIKKNTKRDLNRHKNNPKL; this is encoded by the coding sequence TTGAGAAACGATGATCTCACTCTAAACCAATTACAATCAGAAGTCAATGATTGGATTCAAACAATAGGAGTTAGATATTTTTCTGAACTTACCAATTTAGCAATTCTAATGGAAGAAGTTGGAGAACTTTCTAGGCTAATGGCGAGAAAATTTGGAGACCAATCCTTCAAGTCTGAAGAATCCGCTGACAATATTCCGAGTGAGATCGGTGACATTCTTTTTGTGCTTACATGTTTGGCCAACCAAATGGGTATCTCCTTAGAAGATGCCATCCGTACAACAATTAAGAAAAATACTAAACGTGACTTGAATCGTCATAAAAACAATCCTAAACTCTAA